GCTGGCCATGATCGAGGCGGCCGCGGTGCCGGACGGCGCAGTCGTGCTCTCCACCACCCCACCGAGCCTGCTCGACGCGGTGTGCGCGGGCGCATTGGCCGCCTGGGCGGCCGGCGGCGCCCTGATCCAGGTGGATGGCGGATCGGTCGACCCGGCCCGGATCGCCAGCGGGATCGCCACCGACGAACGGGCCACCGCGACCCTGGGCCTGGACCTGCCCGGCCTGCCCCGGATCGGCTGAGGCGACCCGCTCCGTCACCCCGGTTGCTTCGACCCCCGCTACTTCAACCCCCCGCTACTTCAAACCCCCCGCTACTTCAACAGGGCGCGGGCCATGACCAACCGCTGGACCTGGTTGGTCCCCTCGTAGATCTGGGTGATCTTGGCGTCGCGCATCATCCGCTCCACCGGGAAGTCCCGGGTGTAGCCGGCCCCGCCCAGCAGTTGCACCGCGTCGACGGTGACCTTCATGGCCACATCCGAGGCCAGGCACTTGGCCGCGGCCGACAGGTAGGTCTTGTTCGCATCGCCCCGCTCGGCGGCCGCCGCCGCCTGGTAGACCAACGTGCGGGCGGCGTCGATCTGCATCGCCATGTCGGCGACCATGAACTGCAGTCCCTGGAACTCGGCCAGGTGCCTGCCGAACTGCCGACGCTCCTTGATGTAGCCGATGGCCACGTCCAGGGCGCCCTGGGCCAGGCCGATCGCCTGGGCACCGATGGTGGGCCGGGTGTGATCGAGAGTGGCCATCGCGGTGGCGAATCCGGTGCCCGGCTCGCCGACGATCCGGTCACCCGGGATCCGGCAGTTCTCGAAATGGATCTCCCGGGTGGGCGAGCCCTTGATGCCGAGCTTGCGCTCCTTGCTGCCGACGACGAATCCCGGGTCGTCCGCATGCACGACGAACGCGCTGATCCCCTTGGCCCGCTTGTCGGGATCGGTCACCGCCATCACCGTGTACCAGCTCGACACACCGGCATTGGTGATCCAGCACTTCGTGCCGTTGAGCACCCAGTCGTCGCCGTCGCGGACCGCCCGGGTGCGCATGGCGGCGGCATCCGAACCGGCCTCCCGTTCGGACAGCGCATAGGAGATCATCGCCTCGCCGCTGGCGATGCTCGGCAGCACCTGCTGCTTGAGTTCCTCGGATGCGGACAGCAGCAGCGGCATCGACCCGAGCTTGTTGACCGCCGGGATCAGCGACGACGAGCCGCAGACCCGGGCCACCTCCTCGATCACGATGACGGTGGCCACCGCGTCGGCCCCGGCGCCCTCGTACTCCTCGGGGATGTGCACGGCCTGGAATCCGGCCGCGGTCAGCGCCTTCTGCGCCTCGATCGGGTACCGCTCCCGCTCGTCGACGTCGGCCGCGTGCGGAGCGATCTCGTGTTCGGCCAGATCGCGGATCGCCTCCCGGACGGCCCGGTGGTCCTCGGTCAAGGTGAACAGGTCGGTGCTGATTGCCGTGCTCATGGTCGCCAGAGCCTTCCGCGTCGGAGAATCTCCGCAAATGTTACCCGTGGGTAACTTATCTCGCCAGGGGCCCGTCCGCTCCGGCTGCTCCCCCCTCACCGGCCTGCGCCCGGGCTCGGGCGATCTGCTCGTTGTTGATCCGCGGCCACGCCCAGGCGAGCAACAGCAGGTAGCTGAGCCCGCACAGCAGGAACGGCAGCCGCACGGCCCATTCCCGGCCGACGACCGGCTCGAACGCCCAGACCACCAGCCCGCCCAGCAGCGTGCCGATCGCGATCGTGCCCCAGCCGAAGAACCGGTACACCGAGTTGACCCGGCCGAGCAGTCGATCCGGGATCAGCGACTGACGCAGCGACACCGTGATCACGTTCCAGACCACGATGAACACGGCGGTCACCAGACTGACCGCCCAGAGCGCGGCGAACTGTGACAGCAGCCCGAACAGCAGATCGCCGGCGCCCATGCCCACGATCGCCGCCGCCAACGCCGTGCCGGGCGGCCAGCGCCGGATCAGCCGGGGGCCGGCGATCCCGCCGAGCACGGCGCCGACCGCCGAGCCCGTCATCAGCAGGCCGAATCCGGTGGCGTCCAACCCGGCCACCTCCTGCCCGAACAGCACGAACACGGCCGCACCCATGGCACTGGCCGCATTGAGCACGCCCAGCGAGATGGCCAGCGAGCGCAGCAGGCGGTGACCCATCAGCCAGCGGACGCCCTCGGCGATCTCGGCCGACAGCCGGGTCGGCGGGCCGTCCGAACGGGGTGGCCGGAACGAGCCGGCGATGGTGAACACCATGGCCGCGGCCACGGCGAACCCGCCGGCGCCGACGAAGAACGGCAGGGCGATGCCGACCGCGATCAGCAGACCGGCCAGGGGCGGGCCGACGAACTGGTTGGCGACGGTCTCGGCCGCCCACAGCCGCCCGTTCGCGGTGGTCAACCGTTGCTCAGGAACCAGGGACGGGATCAGCGTCTGTGCACTGTTGTCCCCGACCACCTCGGCCAGGCCGACCAGCAGGGCCAGGACGACGAGCCCGGCCAGCAGGACCCCGGAGTGGTCGCCGCCGGCCACCGTGCCGGTCCCCGCGCCGGCCGCCGGATCCGCGCCGGCCGACGGATCCGCGGCGGGCGCACCGACGGCCACCAGCAGCAGCGCGAACCCCAGCAACAGCACCGCGCGCGCCGTGGCCGCGAGACCGACCAGCCGCCGCCGGTCGAACCGGTCGGTGATCGCCCCGACCGGCAGGGAGAACAGCAGCCAGGGCAACCGGGTGGCCGCCGTGACCAGCGCGATCGACACCGGGTCGCGGGTGATCGCCGAGGCCAGCCAGGGCACCGCGACCACCATCAGCCCGTCGGCCAGGTTGGCCGAGGTGGTCGCGACCAGCAACCGGCGAAA
This genomic window from Nakamurella multipartita DSM 44233 contains:
- a CDS encoding acyl-CoA dehydrogenase family protein encodes the protein MSTAISTDLFTLTEDHRAVREAIRDLAEHEIAPHAADVDERERYPIEAQKALTAAGFQAVHIPEEYEGAGADAVATVIVIEEVARVCGSSSLIPAVNKLGSMPLLLSASEELKQQVLPSIASGEAMISYALSEREAGSDAAAMRTRAVRDGDDWVLNGTKCWITNAGVSSWYTVMAVTDPDKRAKGISAFVVHADDPGFVVGSKERKLGIKGSPTREIHFENCRIPGDRIVGEPGTGFATAMATLDHTRPTIGAQAIGLAQGALDVAIGYIKERRQFGRHLAEFQGLQFMVADMAMQIDAARTLVYQAAAAAERGDANKTYLSAAAKCLASDVAMKVTVDAVQLLGGAGYTRDFPVERMMRDAKITQIYEGTNQVQRLVMARALLK
- a CDS encoding MFS transporter, giving the protein MTVPPPGDAAAAPRVAGPGPFRRLLVATTSANLADGLMVVAVPWLASAITRDPVSIALVTAATRLPWLLFSLPVGAITDRFDRRRLVGLAATARAVLLLGFALLLVAVGAPAADPSAGADPAAGAGTGTVAGGDHSGVLLAGLVVLALLVGLAEVVGDNSAQTLIPSLVPEQRLTTANGRLWAAETVANQFVGPPLAGLLIAVGIALPFFVGAGGFAVAAAMVFTIAGSFRPPRSDGPPTRLSAEIAEGVRWLMGHRLLRSLAISLGVLNAASAMGAAVFVLFGQEVAGLDATGFGLLMTGSAVGAVLGGIAGPRLIRRWPPGTALAAAIVGMGAGDLLFGLLSQFAALWAVSLVTAVFIVVWNVITVSLRQSLIPDRLLGRVNSVYRFFGWGTIAIGTLLGGLVVWAFEPVVGREWAVRLPFLLCGLSYLLLLAWAWPRINNEQIARARAQAGEGGAAGADGPLAR